A window of the Macrobrachium rosenbergii isolate ZJJX-2024 chromosome 43, ASM4041242v1, whole genome shotgun sequence genome harbors these coding sequences:
- the LOC136829059 gene encoding uncharacterized protein, protein MQEALQQIEDKCTQLGLKININKTKAMAIKHGQNPPNFQLRGDTIDWVDSYTYLGVCIANALSPEKDIHLLKAKTRIGLNALKRIIIPQEGATYHLLRRFYSQIIRAQEEYAAPVLTSLRKDQQQRLEVIQNFWKALLQ, encoded by the coding sequence ATGCAAGAAGCCTTGCAACAAATAGAGGACAAATGCACACAACTGGGACTCAAGATCAACATTAACAAGACAAAAGCCATGGCAATAAAGCATGGTCAAAATCCACCTAACTTTCAGCTGAGGGGAGACACCATAGACTGGGTGGATAGCTACACATACCTGGGAGTCTGCATTGCAAACGCACTGTCTCCCGAGAAAGATATACACCTCCTCAAGGCCAAAACAAGAATTGGACTCAACGCTCTTAAGAGGATAATAATTCCGCAAGAAGGAGCCACATACCATCTACTCAGAAGGTTCTACTCACAAATCATCAGAGCACAAGAAGAATATGCAGCACCAGTCCTGACAAGTCTCAGGAAGGATCAGCAGCAAAGGCTGGAGGTCATCCAGAACTTCTGGAAAGCCCTCctacaatga